Proteins encoded in a region of the Sphingopyxis sp. OAS728 genome:
- a CDS encoding DMT family transporter, translating into MAWVILAIAVVTEIIWALSLKWAATLGTWQASAVPVSLSFLNMALLAFAMRGISAGTAYAIWTGLGAVGVIIGGILLFDEKVNPVQIGFMTLIVIGVVGTKLFSTS; encoded by the coding sequence ATGGCGTGGGTCATCCTCGCGATCGCCGTCGTTACCGAAATCATTTGGGCGCTCAGCCTGAAATGGGCCGCGACGCTCGGAACCTGGCAGGCCTCGGCCGTGCCCGTTTCGCTGAGCTTCCTCAATATGGCGCTGCTCGCCTTCGCGATGCGCGGTATTTCGGCCGGCACCGCCTATGCGATCTGGACGGGTCTCGGCGCGGTCGGCGTGATCATCGGCGGGATATTGCTGTTCGACGAGAAAGTGAACCCGGTCCAGATCGGCTTCATGACGCTGATCGTCATCGGCGTCGTCGGGACCAAGCTGTTCTCGACGAGTTGA
- a CDS encoding ABC transporter permease, translating to MVARADFEHSDGADGAEVRFTGRLTLARLGDVPARLDALGPVATLDLSALERIDTVGAWIVTRTVNEHGSKVVGASPEAQRLLEALAADKSEYRVHRDRRPAWARMLEQVGTASVAIWHELVGIVGFFGAMIVALGTQIRARRRLRWNAVVTRFQTVGVDALPIIGLMSFLIGIVIAQQGAVQLEQFGLEVFTINLVGRASIRELGLLMTAIMVAGRSGSAFAAQIGTMKLTEEVDAMRTIGVSPMEAIVLPRVAASTITMPLLGFYASLCAIAGGGAFVWVGLDIPPLTYIQRLREIIPMTDFYIMLIKAPVFGILIGVTGCYEGMQVRQNAEEVGQRTTSAVVAAIFLVIVLDAMFAVFFSSLGWN from the coding sequence ATGGTGGCCAGGGCGGATTTCGAACATAGCGACGGTGCCGATGGTGCCGAAGTTCGCTTCACAGGCCGACTGACACTGGCGCGCCTCGGCGACGTCCCCGCTCGGCTCGACGCGCTGGGCCCGGTCGCGACGCTCGACCTTTCCGCGCTCGAACGCATCGATACCGTCGGCGCGTGGATCGTGACGCGTACCGTCAACGAACATGGATCGAAGGTCGTCGGCGCGAGCCCCGAAGCGCAACGCCTGCTCGAAGCGCTCGCCGCGGACAAAAGCGAATATCGCGTCCACCGCGACCGCCGTCCGGCATGGGCGCGCATGCTCGAACAGGTCGGCACCGCCAGCGTTGCAATCTGGCACGAACTTGTAGGCATCGTCGGCTTTTTCGGCGCAATGATCGTCGCGCTCGGCACCCAGATTCGTGCGCGACGGCGGCTGCGGTGGAACGCCGTCGTCACCCGCTTCCAGACCGTCGGCGTCGATGCGCTGCCGATTATAGGGCTGATGAGTTTCCTGATCGGCATTGTCATCGCGCAACAGGGCGCGGTGCAGCTCGAGCAGTTCGGGCTTGAGGTGTTCACGATCAATCTCGTCGGCCGCGCCTCGATCCGCGAGCTCGGCCTGCTGATGACCGCGATCATGGTCGCGGGCCGATCAGGGTCGGCCTTCGCCGCGCAGATCGGCACGATGAAGCTCACCGAAGAGGTCGATGCGATGCGCACGATCGGTGTCTCGCCGATGGAAGCCATCGTGCTGCCGCGCGTCGCCGCGTCGACGATCACCATGCCGCTCTTGGGCTTTTACGCGAGCCTCTGCGCGATTGCTGGCGGCGGCGCATTTGTGTGGGTCGGGCTCGATATCCCGCCACTCACTTATATTCAGCGGCTCCGCGAAATCATTCCGATGACCGATTTCTATATCATGCTGATCAAGGCGCCGGTGTTCGGCATACTGATCGGCGTCACCGGCTGTTACGAAGGCATGCAGGTGCGCCAGAATGCCGAGGAAGTCGGCCAGCGCACAACATCGGCAGTGGTTGCCGCGATCTTCCTCGTCATCGTGCTCGACGCGATGTTCGCCGTCTTCTTCTCTTCGCTGGGATGGAATTGA
- a CDS encoding HAD family hydrolase, whose amino-acid sequence MEDPLATPIPDYAHRVAMYDMDRTITRSGTYSGFLIHVAQRRQQWRLLLLPLVGLAGAAYSLRLIDRSRLKAINLRLLVGKRFRRTEIAPLAESYADKVVARGLHPAALDQIAADREAGYRLLLATASFHLYVDAIARRLGIDDVLATRLDESDGADHIHARLAGDNCYGEAKFARISDWLAANEITREVTHVRAYSDHVSDHPMLHFADEAVATTPSRKLKLLAPQMGWQVVDWRARRGR is encoded by the coding sequence ATGGAAGACCCGCTCGCCACGCCGATCCCCGACTATGCACACCGCGTCGCGATGTACGACATGGACCGGACGATAACGCGTTCAGGGACTTACAGCGGGTTCCTGATTCATGTTGCGCAGCGGCGTCAGCAATGGCGGCTGTTGCTGTTGCCGCTCGTCGGGCTCGCGGGCGCGGCCTATTCGCTGCGCCTGATCGACCGCTCGCGATTGAAGGCGATCAACCTCAGGCTGCTCGTTGGCAAGCGGTTTCGCCGCACCGAAATCGCGCCGCTGGCCGAGAGCTATGCCGACAAGGTCGTCGCGCGCGGGCTGCACCCCGCAGCGCTGGACCAGATCGCTGCCGATCGCGAGGCGGGATACCGGCTATTGCTCGCGACCGCATCGTTCCATCTTTATGTCGATGCAATCGCGCGGCGGCTGGGGATCGACGACGTGCTCGCGACGCGGCTCGATGAATCCGATGGCGCCGACCATATCCACGCGCGGCTCGCGGGCGACAATTGCTATGGCGAAGCGAAGTTCGCGCGCATTTCGGACTGGCTCGCCGCAAACGAAATCACGCGCGAGGTAACGCATGTCCGTGCCTATTCGGACCATGTATCCGACCACCCGATGCTGCATTTCGCCGACGAGGCGGTCGCAACGACGCCGTCGCGCAAGCTGAAACTGCTTGCGCCGCAAATGGGCTGGCAGGTTGTCGACTGGCGCGCGCGGCGCGGTCGTTAG
- the pepN gene encoding aminopeptidase N has protein sequence MTDASSTPAIPVTIYRSDYRAPDWSIPDIALDFALGIDATKVGAALSVVRDAAAPVPLLLRGDGLTPAAVRVDGEVWNDWRMDGGDLIVDLGERTAATVEVDTVIDPASNTQLSGLYASGGLLCTQCEAEGFRRITFHPDRPDVLSRYKVRMQGDKAAFPILLSNGNCMEQGEAGSDHWALWEDPWPKPSYLFALVAGDLVVNKDSFTTMSGREVELGIWVRGGDQDRTGHAMQALKDSMKWDEEVYGREYDLDLFNIVAVSDFNMGAMENKGLNIFNTRYILADPDTATDVDYDGVEGVVAHEYFHNWSGNRVTCRDWFQLSLKEGFTVFRDQNFSADMGSPPVKRIEDVRLLRAAQFPEDAGPLAHPIRPDSFQEISNFYTATIYNKGAEIIRMMATMVGPERFRKGTDLYFDRHDGEAATCEDFVRAIEDGAGIDLAQFRRWYEQAGTPRLKLSLAEEGGQWRLDIVQMVPPTPGQPEKQPMMMPLRLAAFAMDGSGDALADTLVTVTGATQRIALGTFAARPALSVNRGFSAPIIVDFERGPGELAWLAAHDDDPFARYEALQQLMLDTLVAAVAGKTGGNQAVVDAIGQTLEGAASDPAFVAEAVLLPSEAFIGDQMVTVDPDAIRRERLALQAAIGTALETKWRAILSGKAPPATDLSSKAKGGRRLRGVALAYLAATGADDAPALAFTIFSDADGMTERQAALATLAHGDSDERTHALDIFYQRYRDNPLVLDKWFQVQAWSLRPDTVDAVKALAQHPDFTLANPNRVRSLYGALTGNQAAFHQADGAGYRLIADLVVALDPKNPQTAAKMIPPLGRWKRFDEGRQALMKAELERILAQPGLSRDVTEQASKSLLG, from the coding sequence ATGACCGATGCCTCCTCAACCCCCGCCATCCCCGTCACCATCTATCGCAGCGACTATCGCGCGCCCGATTGGTCGATCCCCGACATCGCGCTCGATTTCGCGCTCGGGATCGATGCGACGAAGGTCGGCGCGGCGCTGTCGGTCGTGCGCGATGCCGCTGCGCCGGTGCCGTTGCTGCTCCGCGGCGACGGGTTGACCCCGGCGGCGGTGCGTGTCGACGGCGAGGTGTGGAACGACTGGCGGATGGACGGCGGCGACCTGATCGTCGATCTTGGCGAACGCACCGCAGCGACGGTCGAGGTCGATACGGTGATCGACCCGGCTTCGAATACGCAGCTGTCGGGACTCTACGCGTCGGGCGGGCTGCTCTGCACGCAGTGCGAGGCCGAGGGCTTTCGCCGCATCACCTTTCACCCCGACCGCCCCGACGTGCTCAGCCGCTACAAGGTGCGGATGCAGGGCGACAAGGCCGCCTTCCCGATCCTGCTGTCGAACGGCAATTGCATGGAGCAGGGCGAAGCAGGGAGCGACCATTGGGCGCTGTGGGAGGATCCGTGGCCGAAGCCCTCCTATCTGTTCGCGCTCGTCGCGGGCGACCTGGTGGTCAACAAGGACAGCTTCACGACGATGTCGGGGCGCGAGGTTGAACTCGGCATCTGGGTGCGCGGCGGCGATCAGGATCGCACTGGCCACGCGATGCAGGCGCTCAAGGACAGCATGAAGTGGGACGAGGAGGTCTATGGCCGCGAATATGACCTCGACCTGTTCAACATCGTCGCGGTCAGCGATTTCAATATGGGGGCGATGGAGAATAAGGGTCTCAACATCTTCAACACCCGCTACATACTCGCCGATCCCGACACCGCGACCGACGTCGATTATGACGGGGTCGAGGGTGTCGTCGCGCATGAATATTTCCACAATTGGTCGGGCAACCGCGTCACCTGCCGCGACTGGTTCCAGCTGAGCCTGAAGGAAGGCTTCACCGTCTTTCGCGACCAGAATTTCTCGGCCGACATGGGATCGCCGCCGGTCAAGCGGATCGAGGATGTCCGCCTGCTCCGCGCCGCGCAATTCCCGGAGGATGCAGGGCCGCTCGCGCATCCGATCCGCCCCGACAGCTTTCAGGAAATCTCGAATTTCTACACCGCGACCATCTATAACAAGGGTGCCGAGATCATCCGCATGATGGCGACGATGGTCGGCCCCGAGCGCTTCCGCAAAGGCACCGATCTCTATTTCGACCGCCACGACGGCGAGGCGGCGACGTGCGAGGATTTCGTGCGCGCGATCGAGGATGGCGCGGGCATCGACCTCGCGCAATTCCGTCGCTGGTACGAGCAGGCGGGAACGCCGCGGCTCAAGCTGTCGCTGGCCGAAGAGGGCGGCCAATGGCGGCTCGACATCGTGCAGATGGTGCCGCCGACGCCCGGCCAGCCCGAGAAGCAGCCGATGATGATGCCGCTGCGCCTCGCGGCCTTTGCGATGGACGGTAGCGGCGATGCACTCGCCGACACTTTGGTCACCGTGACCGGCGCAACGCAACGCATCGCGCTCGGCACATTTGCGGCGCGCCCGGCACTGTCGGTCAACCGCGGCTTCTCGGCGCCGATCATCGTCGATTTCGAGCGTGGCCCCGGCGAACTCGCCTGGCTCGCCGCGCATGATGACGATCCATTCGCGCGTTACGAGGCGTTGCAGCAACTGATGCTCGATACTCTCGTTGCGGCCGTGGCGGGCAAGACGGGCGGCAATCAGGCGGTCGTCGACGCGATCGGGCAGACGCTGGAAGGCGCGGCAAGCGATCCCGCCTTCGTCGCCGAGGCGGTGCTGCTGCCGAGCGAAGCCTTTATCGGCGACCAGATGGTGACGGTCGATCCCGACGCGATCCGCCGTGAACGGCTCGCGCTGCAAGCCGCGATTGGCACGGCGCTCGAAACGAAATGGCGCGCGATCCTTTCGGGCAAAGCGCCGCCCGCAACCGACCTGTCGAGCAAGGCCAAGGGCGGCCGTCGCCTCCGCGGTGTCGCGCTCGCCTATCTCGCGGCGACCGGCGCGGATGATGCGCCTGCGCTGGCGTTCACCATCTTCTCGGATGCCGACGGTATGACCGAACGGCAAGCCGCGCTTGCAACGCTCGCGCACGGCGATAGCGACGAGCGCACCCACGCGCTCGATATCTTTTACCAGCGCTATCGCGACAATCCGCTCGTGCTCGATAAATGGTTCCAGGTGCAGGCATGGTCGCTCCGTCCCGACACGGTCGATGCGGTGAAGGCCCTTGCGCAGCACCCCGACTTCACGCTCGCGAACCCGAACCGTGTGCGCTCGCTCTATGGGGCGCTGACGGGCAATCAGGCGGCGTTCCATCAGGCCGATGGCGCTGGCTATCGGCTGATCGCCGACCTCGTCGTCGCGCTTGACCCGAAGAACCCGCAGACGGCAGCGAAGATGATTCCCCCGCTCGGCCGCTGGAAGCGTTTCGATGAGGGGCGTCAGGCGTTGATGAAGGCCGAACTCGAACGCATCCTCGCGCAGCCGGGTCTGTCGCGCGATGTGACGGAGCAGGCATCGAAGAGCTTGCTGGGTTGA
- a CDS encoding ABC transporter ATP-binding protein, producing MSEEVEQEIKEELAAADAVRPEKFETAICIRGLKNQFGDAVVHENLDLDVRSGEILGVVGGSGTGKSVLMRSIIGLQTPTAGEIEVYGKTLDTIANEEESRDLRRRWGVMFQGGALFSTLSVAENIQVPLREYYPRLDQKLLDEIAAYKVAMVGLPPDAGPKYPAELSGGMVKRAGLARALALDPALLFLDEPTAGLDPIGAAKFDELIRELADTMGLTVFLITHDLDSLYATCDRVAVLAEKKVIAVGTIPELLATEHPWIQDYFNGPRGRAAAGGNQTAKRR from the coding sequence ATGAGCGAAGAGGTCGAACAGGAGATCAAGGAAGAGCTTGCGGCTGCCGACGCGGTGCGCCCCGAAAAGTTCGAAACGGCGATTTGCATCCGTGGGCTGAAGAACCAGTTCGGCGATGCCGTGGTTCACGAGAATCTGGACCTCGACGTCCGTTCGGGCGAGATCCTGGGCGTCGTCGGCGGATCGGGGACCGGCAAGTCGGTGCTGATGCGGTCGATCATCGGGCTGCAGACGCCGACCGCGGGCGAGATCGAAGTCTATGGCAAGACGCTCGACACGATCGCCAACGAAGAGGAATCGCGCGACCTGCGCCGGCGCTGGGGCGTGATGTTCCAGGGCGGCGCGCTATTTTCGACGCTGAGTGTCGCCGAGAATATCCAGGTCCCGCTGCGCGAATATTATCCGCGGCTCGACCAGAAATTGCTCGACGAGATAGCGGCGTACAAGGTCGCGATGGTCGGCCTGCCGCCCGATGCCGGCCCCAAATATCCGGCCGAACTGTCGGGCGGGATGGTGAAGCGCGCCGGCCTCGCGCGCGCGCTCGCGCTCGATCCCGCCCTGCTCTTTCTCGACGAGCCGACCGCCGGGCTCGACCCGATCGGCGCGGCGAAGTTCGACGAGCTCATCCGCGAGCTGGCCGATACGATGGGCCTCACCGTCTTCCTCATCACCCACGATCTCGACTCGCTTTATGCCACCTGTGACCGCGTCGCGGTGCTGGCCGAAAAGAAGGTGATCGCGGTCGGCACCATCCCGGAACTGCTTGCCACCGAGCATCCGTGGATACAGGATTATTTCAACGGGCCGCGTGGCCGCGCTGCGGCGGGCGGGAACCAAACCGCGAAGCGGCGATAG
- a CDS encoding SDR family oxidoreductase: MGQMLIFGMGYAASHLADRLRARGWEVAGTTRDGRAGSLAFGDDGAVLTALRSATHILSSVPPVDGEDPVLARYGEAVALAPATWIGYLSSTGVYGDTGGAWVDESAPIKGRRPNRNDADAAWQMMRSDVRVFRLPGIYGPGRSILERITEGRAHRIDLPGQVFSRIHIDDIAGGVMASFRGPAGVYNLADDEPCHQNELVAWGCAKLGAPLPPLQSLGEAGLSPAARAFYGENRRVANGKAKRLLGWTPRYPTFREGLAANG, from the coding sequence ATGGGACAGATGCTGATTTTCGGAATGGGCTATGCGGCGAGCCATCTCGCCGACCGTCTGCGCGCGCGCGGGTGGGAGGTGGCGGGAACGACGCGCGACGGGCGCGCTGGCAGCCTTGCTTTTGGCGACGACGGCGCCGTGCTGACCGCGCTGCGGTCGGCGACGCATATCCTCTCCTCGGTTCCGCCCGTCGATGGCGAGGATCCCGTGCTTGCGCGTTATGGAGAGGCCGTCGCGCTCGCCCCCGCAACTTGGATCGGTTATCTGTCCTCGACCGGCGTATATGGCGACACGGGCGGCGCATGGGTCGACGAAAGCGCTCCCATCAAGGGCCGCCGCCCCAACCGCAACGACGCCGACGCCGCGTGGCAAATGATGCGCAGCGATGTCCGGGTCTTTCGCCTGCCCGGCATCTATGGCCCCGGCCGCTCGATCCTCGAGCGCATTACCGAAGGCCGCGCGCACCGCATCGACCTGCCCGGACAGGTCTTCAGCCGCATCCATATCGACGATATCGCGGGCGGCGTCATGGCATCATTCCGGGGACCGGCGGGCGTCTATAACCTTGCCGACGACGAACCATGCCACCAGAACGAGCTTGTCGCGTGGGGCTGCGCCAAGCTCGGTGCTCCGCTGCCGCCGCTGCAATCGCTCGGCGAGGCCGGCCTGTCGCCCGCCGCGCGCGCCTTCTATGGCGAGAACCGCCGTGTCGCGAACGGCAAGGCGAAGCGGCTGCTCGGTTGGACGCCGCGCTATCCGACATTTCGCGAGGGACTGGCTGCGAACGGTTAA
- a CDS encoding DUF445 domain-containing protein, translating to MTDHTLSRPIGVAIPARGSNIRVVATGLLIVMAFVFLGAKYYQDVHPAIGFVRAFAEAAMVGGLADWFAVTALFRHPMGLPIPHTAIIPRNKNRIGDTLARFLLTNFLLPRLIARKMQTVDVAGAVGKFLSEPGEGGGRLRLGASRIIADGLGALDQQRLGGIVKSAIADRLRELDVAPLLGQALQAALAEGRHQPLLDAMVKWGSKTLELNEHLIHQMVHDNSNAIVRFTGLDESISNRIVAGLSKLLSEMAVDETHPLRIRVEEGLAKMALDLQHDPEVKAKVAKVRDELLENKAVKRWLDGLWEQGRSALLKAARNPDTMLAGRIGELVTQFGAMLGEDAGIKRTLNRYARRAVVGVVDSYGETALRLVSDTIRGWDAKTITDRLENAVGDDLQYIRINGTLVGGLVGVLIHTVDVLI from the coding sequence ATGACCGATCATACGCTTTCCCGGCCGATTGGCGTCGCCATTCCCGCGAGAGGATCGAACATCCGCGTCGTCGCGACGGGTTTGCTGATCGTCATGGCGTTCGTCTTTCTCGGCGCGAAATATTATCAGGACGTCCACCCCGCGATCGGCTTCGTCCGCGCCTTTGCCGAGGCGGCAATGGTCGGCGGCCTTGCCGACTGGTTCGCGGTCACCGCGCTGTTCCGGCACCCGATGGGGCTGCCGATCCCGCACACCGCGATCATCCCGCGCAACAAGAACCGCATCGGCGATACGCTCGCGCGTTTCCTGCTCACCAATTTCCTGCTGCCGCGCCTGATCGCGCGGAAGATGCAGACGGTCGACGTCGCGGGCGCGGTCGGCAAGTTCCTGTCCGAACCGGGTGAGGGGGGTGGCCGATTGCGGCTCGGCGCGTCGCGGATCATCGCCGACGGCCTCGGCGCGCTCGACCAGCAAAGGCTCGGCGGTATCGTCAAATCGGCGATCGCCGATCGCCTGCGCGAACTCGATGTCGCGCCCTTGCTCGGGCAGGCGTTGCAGGCCGCGCTTGCCGAGGGGCGGCATCAACCGCTTCTCGATGCGATGGTCAAATGGGGATCGAAGACGCTCGAACTCAACGAGCATCTGATCCACCAGATGGTGCATGACAATTCGAACGCGATCGTGCGCTTCACCGGGCTCGACGAGAGTATCTCGAACCGGATCGTTGCAGGATTGTCGAAACTGCTCAGCGAAATGGCGGTCGATGAGACGCACCCCTTGCGCATTCGCGTCGAGGAAGGGCTCGCGAAGATGGCGCTCGACCTGCAGCACGATCCCGAGGTGAAGGCGAAGGTCGCAAAGGTCCGCGACGAACTGCTCGAAAACAAGGCGGTCAAGCGCTGGCTCGACGGCCTGTGGGAACAGGGACGCAGCGCGCTGCTCAAGGCCGCGCGCAATCCCGACACCATGCTCGCGGGTCGCATTGGTGAGCTCGTCACGCAGTTCGGTGCGATGCTGGGCGAGGATGCCGGCATCAAGCGCACGCTCAACCGCTACGCCCGCCGCGCGGTCGTCGGCGTTGTAGACAGTTATGGCGAGACGGCGCTGAGGCTGGTGTCGGACACGATCCGCGGCTGGGATGCCAAGACGATCACCGACCGGCTGGAAAATGCCGTCGGCGACGACCTGCAATATATCCGCATCAACGGAACGCTGGTCGGCGGATTGGTCGGCGTGCTCATTCACACCGTCGATGTGCTGATTTAA
- a CDS encoding cystathionine gamma-synthase family protein, with protein sequence MAMRGKPKTNTKKIGDRDLSPATLMMGLGYDPMLSEGSLKPPIFLTSTFAFESAAAGKRFFEHITGKREGPADGLVYSRFNGPNQEILEDRLAVWDGADDSLVFSSGMSAIATLLLALVGQNDVIVHSGPLYAATETLIARILSRFGVSFVDFPAGATREEIDAILARAQTLADEKGGKVALVYLESPANPTNALVDVEAVRAARDAAFPGEQQPPIAIDNTFLGPLWQKPIRQGAELVVYSLTKYAGGHSDLVAGGVSGDQKLLNIIRPMRNTIGTICDPNTAWMLLRSLETLELRMSRAGENALKVCTFLRDHPKVEGLGYLGFIKDARQKDIYDRHCTGAGSTFSLFIKGGEEESFRFLDALKIAKLAVSLGGTETLASHPAAMTHLSVPEERKKALGITDNLVRVSIGIEDPDDLIADFAQALDAV encoded by the coding sequence ATGGCCATGCGCGGCAAACCCAAGACGAACACGAAGAAAATCGGCGATCGCGACCTCAGCCCCGCCACGCTGATGATGGGACTCGGCTATGACCCGATGCTCTCCGAAGGCTCGCTGAAGCCGCCGATCTTCCTGACCTCGACTTTCGCCTTCGAAAGCGCGGCGGCGGGCAAGCGCTTCTTCGAACATATCACCGGCAAGCGCGAAGGCCCGGCCGATGGCCTCGTCTATTCGCGTTTCAACGGCCCGAACCAGGAAATCCTCGAAGACCGCCTCGCGGTCTGGGACGGCGCCGACGACAGCCTCGTCTTCTCCAGCGGCATGTCTGCCATCGCGACTTTGCTCCTCGCGCTTGTCGGCCAGAACGACGTGATCGTCCATTCGGGCCCGCTCTACGCCGCGACCGAGACGCTGATCGCGCGCATCCTGTCGCGCTTCGGCGTCAGCTTCGTCGACTTCCCCGCCGGTGCAACGCGCGAGGAAATCGACGCGATCCTCGCCCGCGCGCAGACGCTGGCCGACGAAAAGGGCGGCAAGGTCGCGCTCGTCTATCTCGAAAGCCCCGCGAACCCGACCAACGCGCTGGTCGATGTCGAGGCCGTCCGCGCCGCGCGCGACGCCGCCTTCCCCGGCGAGCAGCAGCCGCCGATCGCGATCGACAACACCTTCCTCGGCCCGCTGTGGCAAAAACCCATCCGCCAGGGCGCCGAACTCGTCGTCTACAGCCTCACCAAATATGCCGGCGGCCATTCGGACCTCGTCGCGGGCGGCGTCTCGGGCGACCAGAAGCTGCTCAACATCATCCGCCCGATGCGCAATACGATCGGCACGATCTGCGACCCCAATACCGCGTGGATGCTGCTGCGCAGCCTCGAAACGCTGGAACTGCGCATGAGCCGCGCGGGCGAAAATGCGCTGAAGGTCTGCACCTTCCTTCGCGATCATCCGAAGGTCGAGGGGCTCGGCTACCTCGGTTTCATTAAGGACGCGCGGCAGAAGGATATCTATGATCGCCATTGCACGGGCGCCGGATCGACCTTCTCGCTCTTCATCAAGGGCGGCGAGGAAGAGAGTTTCCGTTTCCTCGATGCGCTCAAGATCGCGAAGCTGGCGGTCAGCCTCGGCGGCACCGAAACACTCGCGAGCCATCCCGCCGCGATGACGCACCTGTCGGTTCCCGAAGAGCGCAAGAAGGCGCTTGGCATCACCGACAATCTGGTGCGCGTGTCGATCGGCATCGAAGACCCCGACGATCTGATCGCCGACTTCGCGCAGGCGCTCGACGCGGTCTAA
- a CDS encoding MlaD family protein: METRSNNVLVGAFVLFFTAALAFFVVWLANDSGGDKREYDIFFKQSVDGLNKGAQVQFSGVPAGQVREIALWPEDPQFVRVRIEVNEGVPVLQGTTAALEGVGFTGVSQISLDGAVKGAPPISDKGPAGKPVIPTRVGGLGELLNTAPQLLQRLSTLSERLAELADDKNQESFANILSNVEATTATLARNGPALERALADTRIAIQQAGNAAEQVGNLAASAQGTIDRNVDPAMANLRDTLKSANASMATLEAAISDARPGLKTFSETTIPEANALIRDLRRTSASLSSLTDKLDQQGAGAVLGGSKLPDYKE; this comes from the coding sequence ATGGAAACTCGCTCAAACAACGTCCTCGTCGGCGCTTTTGTCCTCTTCTTTACCGCGGCCCTGGCGTTTTTCGTCGTCTGGCTCGCGAACGACAGCGGCGGCGACAAGCGCGAATATGACATCTTCTTCAAGCAATCGGTCGACGGGCTGAACAAGGGCGCACAGGTGCAATTCTCGGGCGTGCCCGCGGGTCAGGTGCGCGAAATCGCGCTGTGGCCCGAGGATCCGCAATTCGTCCGCGTCCGCATCGAGGTCAATGAAGGCGTCCCCGTGCTGCAGGGCACGACCGCCGCGCTCGAGGGCGTCGGCTTTACCGGCGTGTCACAAATCTCGCTCGACGGCGCGGTCAAAGGCGCACCGCCGATCAGCGACAAGGGGCCTGCGGGAAAACCCGTGATCCCGACGCGCGTCGGCGGTCTCGGCGAACTGCTCAACACCGCGCCGCAATTGCTCCAGCGCCTGTCGACGCTGAGCGAACGCCTTGCCGAACTCGCCGACGACAAGAATCAGGAAAGCTTCGCCAATATATTGAGCAATGTGGAGGCGACCACCGCGACGCTCGCACGCAACGGACCGGCACTCGAACGCGCGCTTGCCGACACGCGCATCGCGATCCAGCAGGCAGGCAACGCCGCCGAACAGGTCGGCAATCTCGCGGCGTCGGCACAGGGCACGATCGACCGCAACGTCGACCCCGCGATGGCGAACCTGCGCGATACGCTGAAGTCGGCCAACGCGTCGATGGCGACGCTCGAGGCCGCGATCAGCGACGCGCGGCCGGGGCTCAAGACCTTCAGCGAAACGACGATCCCCGAAGCCAATGCACTGATCCGCGACCTCCGCCGTACCTCCGCCTCGCTGTCCAGCCTGACCGACAAGCTCGACCAACAGGGCGCGGGCGCGGTCCTCGGTGGCAGCAAGCTGCCCGATTATAAAGAATGA
- a CDS encoding ABC-type transport auxiliary lipoprotein family protein, giving the protein MIRSLRAPLLLAVAAVSLSACVGLGGKTPPFLLTLDADAAPPAGGARTAAEAATLTILIPTAPQKLRTTRIPVQQDGASVTYVKDAQWVEAPSRLFQRLVSETVSARTTRVVLDEGQYLTAPGEQLAGQLMEFGVDAATNEVVVVYQAMLVSAGGKTVTQRRFEAREAIGGKVEAKPVGEALTRAANKVAVEVTGWLGG; this is encoded by the coding sequence ATGATCCGCAGCCTCCGCGCTCCGCTGTTGCTCGCCGTTGCCGCCGTTTCGCTGTCGGCATGCGTCGGCCTTGGCGGCAAGACGCCGCCTTTCCTGCTGACGCTCGACGCGGATGCCGCGCCGCCCGCTGGCGGTGCGCGCACCGCAGCCGAAGCCGCGACGCTGACGATCCTGATCCCGACCGCGCCGCAAAAGCTGCGCACGACACGTATCCCGGTGCAGCAGGATGGGGCGAGCGTGACCTATGTGAAGGATGCGCAGTGGGTCGAGGCGCCGTCGCGCCTGTTCCAGCGGCTGGTGTCCGAAACCGTGTCGGCGCGGACGACGCGCGTCGTACTCGACGAGGGGCAATATCTGACCGCACCGGGCGAGCAGCTTGCCGGGCAGCTGATGGAATTCGGCGTCGATGCCGCCACCAACGAGGTCGTCGTCGTCTATCAGGCGATGCTGGTATCGGCGGGCGGCAAGACGGTAACGCAGCGCCGCTTCGAAGCGCGCGAGGCAATCGGCGGCAAGGTCGAGGCCAAGCCCGTCGGCGAAGCGCTGACCCGCGCCGCGAACAAGGTTGCGGTCGAGGTCACGGGCTGGCTCGGCGGCTAA